The Candidatus Eisenbacteria bacterium genome includes a region encoding these proteins:
- the rplT gene encoding 50S ribosomal protein L20, whose protein sequence is MPRSKTVVPGRARRKKVLKAAKGNFGGRRKLYKSALQTVQRAGQFAWEHRRLKKRDFRRLWITRINAAARLNGLSYSTLIAGLKKANVEVNRKLLADLAVRDAGAFAKLAEVAKGATA, encoded by the coding sequence ATGCCTCGTTCCAAGACCGTCGTTCCCGGCCGCGCGCGCCGGAAGAAGGTTCTCAAGGCCGCGAAGGGCAACTTCGGCGGCCGCCGCAAGCTGTACAAGTCGGCGCTCCAGACCGTGCAGCGCGCGGGCCAGTTCGCCTGGGAACACCGCCGGCTGAAGAAGCGCGATTTCCGCCGCCTGTGGATCACGCGCATCAACGCGGCCGCGCGCCTGAACGGACTTTCGTACAGCACGCTCATCGCCGGCCTCAAGAAGGCGAATGTCGAAGTGAACCGCAAGCTGCTCGCCGACCTCGCGGTTCGCGACGCGGGTGCGTTCGCGAAGCTCGCGGAGGTGGCGAAGGGCGCGACCGCGTAG
- a CDS encoding translation initiation factor IF-3, with the protein MRATVPQATEDSAITIPGKQQEARVNERIRVPQVRVIGDDGSQIGILTTREALAMAQSKGLDLVEVAAASRPPVCRIMDYGKFKYEQNLRARKARKNQHQMQLKEVKMRPKIEDHDYNFKLRHAREFLAERDKVKFTITFRGREMARMELGYKIIEQILVDLAEIAVVETPARAEGRTLTMVVSPKPITGGKPAGKAASSDAGKPAPDASAAS; encoded by the coding sequence ATGCGGGCCACGGTTCCACAGGCGACGGAGGACAGCGCCATTACCATTCCCGGCAAGCAGCAGGAAGCTCGCGTCAACGAGCGCATCCGCGTTCCCCAGGTCCGCGTGATCGGCGACGACGGCTCGCAGATCGGCATCCTCACGACCCGCGAGGCCCTGGCGATGGCCCAGTCGAAGGGACTGGACCTGGTCGAGGTGGCGGCCGCCTCGCGTCCGCCCGTGTGCCGCATCATGGACTACGGAAAGTTCAAGTACGAACAGAACCTCCGGGCACGCAAGGCTCGCAAGAACCAGCACCAGATGCAGCTGAAGGAAGTCAAGATGCGTCCCAAGATCGAGGACCACGACTACAACTTCAAGCTGCGTCACGCGCGAGAGTTCCTGGCGGAGCGGGACAAGGTGAAGTTCACGATCACTTTCCGCGGCCGCGAAATGGCCCGCATGGAGCTGGGCTACAAGATCATCGAGCAGATCCTGGTGGACCTCGCCGAGATCGCGGTCGTCGAGACGCCCGCGCGGGCGGAGGGCCGCACGCTGACCATGGTCGTGTCGCCGAAGCCGATCACGGGTGGCAAGCCGGCCGGCAAGGCCGCGTCGTCGGACGCGGGCAAGCCGGCGCCCGACGCCAGCGCGGCGTCCTGA
- a CDS encoding threonine--tRNA ligase, translated as MSSSAAASGPDLSQYPGGEALYRLRHSAAHVLATAVTELFPEVKVAGGPPVENGFYYDFARPTPFTPEDLERIEARMREIVALDQPFEYAEISREDARRLWEGRAEKYKLHFLSQIPADAKITTYRNGDFLDLCRGPHVASTGTLKAFKLTHVAGAYWLGSEKNEMLQRIYGTAFATQAELDEHLKRIEESLKRDHRRLGRELDLFSIHEEVGAGLVHWHPRLGMVRHVLEGFWKEEHLKAGYQLVYTPHLASEKLFTISGHLENYADIMYSPMLIDEQAYRAKPMNCPMHIMIYKSRKHSYRELPVRFAELGTVYRYERSGVLHGMERVRGFTQDDSHIFCTPDQLQSEIVGVLKLMDLLLTTCGYEYRCYLATRPADKYLGSDAEWTFATEALRQALESRGLPYEVDEGGGAFYAPKIDVKLRDALGREWQCPTIQVDLNLPKRFGVVYTAPDGQEHEVIMLHRALYGSLERFVGIFIEHTGAEFPVWVAPLQAMVIPVHPKAHEYAQQTAALFAAAGVRVEVDTRDEKLGAKIRDAELQKVPYMVVVGPRDAEAGTCAPRRKGQGDLGTMPREQFVSRITQEIRDRVH; from the coding sequence ATGTCCTCGAGCGCCGCCGCATCGGGCCCGGACCTCTCGCAGTACCCCGGCGGGGAGGCGCTCTATCGGCTGCGCCACTCGGCCGCGCACGTGCTCGCGACCGCCGTCACCGAACTGTTTCCCGAGGTGAAGGTCGCCGGCGGGCCGCCGGTGGAGAACGGCTTCTACTACGATTTCGCCCGGCCGACCCCGTTCACCCCCGAGGACCTCGAGCGGATCGAGGCGCGCATGCGCGAGATCGTCGCGCTCGACCAGCCCTTCGAGTACGCCGAGATCAGCCGCGAGGACGCGCGCCGGCTGTGGGAGGGAAGAGCCGAGAAGTACAAGCTCCACTTCCTCTCGCAGATTCCCGCGGACGCGAAGATCACCACCTATCGAAACGGCGATTTTCTCGACCTGTGCCGCGGCCCGCACGTCGCGAGCACCGGAACGCTGAAGGCGTTCAAGCTGACGCACGTCGCCGGCGCCTACTGGCTCGGCTCCGAGAAGAACGAGATGCTGCAGCGCATCTACGGAACCGCGTTCGCGACCCAGGCGGAGCTCGACGAGCACCTCAAGCGGATCGAGGAGTCGCTCAAGCGCGACCATCGCCGGCTCGGACGCGAGCTCGACCTGTTCTCGATCCACGAGGAGGTCGGAGCGGGGCTGGTCCACTGGCATCCGCGGCTCGGCATGGTGCGACACGTGCTCGAGGGGTTCTGGAAGGAGGAGCACCTCAAGGCCGGCTACCAGCTCGTCTACACGCCGCACCTCGCGAGCGAGAAGCTGTTCACGATCTCCGGGCACCTCGAGAACTACGCCGACATCATGTATTCGCCCATGCTCATCGACGAGCAGGCGTACCGCGCCAAGCCGATGAACTGCCCGATGCACATCATGATCTACAAGAGCCGCAAGCACTCGTACCGCGAGCTGCCGGTGCGCTTCGCCGAGCTGGGCACCGTGTACCGCTACGAGCGCAGCGGCGTGCTGCACGGCATGGAGCGCGTGCGCGGCTTCACCCAGGACGACTCGCACATCTTCTGCACGCCCGACCAGCTGCAGTCCGAGATCGTCGGCGTGCTGAAGCTCATGGACCTGCTGCTCACCACCTGCGGCTACGAATACCGCTGCTACCTCGCCACGCGGCCGGCCGACAAGTACCTGGGCAGCGACGCCGAGTGGACCTTCGCCACCGAGGCGCTGCGGCAGGCGCTCGAGAGCCGCGGCCTGCCCTACGAGGTGGACGAGGGCGGCGGCGCCTTCTACGCGCCCAAGATCGACGTCAAGCTGCGCGACGCGCTCGGTCGCGAATGGCAGTGCCCGACGATCCAGGTGGACCTGAACCTGCCGAAGCGCTTCGGCGTCGTGTACACCGCGCCCGACGGCCAGGAGCACGAAGTCATCATGCTGCACCGCGCGCTCTACGGCTCGCTCGAACGCTTCGTCGGCATCTTCATCGAGCACACCGGCGCCGAGTTCCCGGTCTGGGTGGCGCCGCTTCAGGCGATGGTGATCCCCGTGCACCCGAAGGCGCACGAGTACGCGCAGCAGACCGCGGCGCTGTTCGCCGCCGCCGGGGTGCGCGTCGAGGTGGACACCCGCGACGAGAAGCTCGGGGCCAAGATCCGCGACGCCGAGCTGCAGAAGGTGCCGTACATGGTCGTGGTCGGCCCGCGTGACGCCGAAGCCGGCACGTGCGCGCCGCGACGCAAGGGGCAGGGCGACCTCGGCACGATGCCACGCGAACAATTCGTTTCGCGCATCACGCAGGAGATTCGGGACCGCGTCCACTGA
- a CDS encoding phenylalanine--tRNA ligase subunit beta, with product MKLPISWLRQWVEVDASPEGVAEALTTRGFYVEGLEQHGRRYPGIVVAKVLEADKHPNADKLKLCRVEGGAGELRIVCGAPNVTAGMIVPLATLGTVMPGGLVIKAAKIRGEESQGMLCSGRELGLSEDHSGILDLREMLPQAQLEIGRPFDEYLPEPDSVLEVEIPFNRPDGMGVVGLAREVKAALGGNWTPAAKSLRSARAGAGETFDLVIEDPEGCPSYLAQAVLGVRVGPSPDWLVRRLEAMGQRPINNVVDLTNLVLFEFGQPLHAFDLDRLSGPAIHVRRARQGESLVTLDGRSRELSGEHLVIADRERPVAIAGVMGGADSEVTASTTSLLLECAWFDPRRVRRGARLLGLSTEASKRYERGVDPGVGAAAAARFLALLLELCPGAALGHSRLRHTAPTQRELRLRPARCSRLIGLPFTGERCQELLASLEFGVRRGTDDLIVTVPTWRPDVTLEDDLVEEVARAHGYDRIPETPPGTGGSFARRTPRERAVRRAREAMQGLGFDEAWTGSLVSEAEALACRDLLGDDAPLVHLSNPLSRESEVLRPNPLAGMLRALAHNLRQGASAVRLYEVGAGFLDRGGRLPEERLLLVALATGPRWRHAHDPKPGAPAHAYDSGAALDFFDAKGLWEAWLGEMRVDSPEWRAYSAAGWKPGASVEVAVGASRIAWAGTLGPSLLRTWEIEAPVQAFVATLDPLVEGVSQPVRAQVPGRFPPVRRDLAFFVPRSVTHAQLHHSLVGAAGGALSWLELFDVYEGPGTPQGMKSLAFAMQLHSPGRTLAEAEVLQIQARMVAAVARDCGGQLREQ from the coding sequence ATGAAGCTCCCGATCTCGTGGCTGCGCCAGTGGGTCGAGGTGGATGCGTCGCCCGAGGGCGTGGCCGAGGCGCTGACCACGCGCGGCTTCTACGTCGAAGGGCTCGAACAGCATGGCCGCCGCTATCCCGGCATCGTCGTCGCGAAGGTGCTCGAGGCGGACAAGCACCCCAACGCCGACAAGCTCAAGCTGTGCCGCGTGGAGGGCGGCGCCGGCGAACTGCGCATCGTCTGCGGCGCGCCCAACGTGACGGCCGGCATGATCGTGCCGCTCGCCACGCTCGGAACCGTCATGCCCGGCGGGCTCGTCATCAAGGCGGCGAAGATTCGCGGCGAGGAGAGCCAGGGCATGCTCTGCTCGGGGCGCGAGCTCGGGCTGTCCGAGGACCACAGCGGCATTCTCGACCTGCGCGAGATGCTGCCGCAGGCGCAGCTCGAAATCGGCCGTCCCTTCGACGAATACCTGCCCGAGCCGGATTCGGTGCTCGAGGTGGAGATCCCCTTCAACCGGCCCGACGGGATGGGCGTCGTCGGCCTCGCGCGCGAGGTGAAGGCGGCCCTCGGCGGGAACTGGACGCCGGCTGCGAAGTCGCTGCGCTCCGCCCGGGCCGGCGCGGGAGAGACGTTCGACCTCGTCATCGAGGATCCCGAAGGTTGTCCCAGCTATCTCGCGCAGGCGGTGCTCGGCGTCCGGGTCGGTCCCTCGCCGGACTGGCTCGTTCGCCGGCTCGAGGCGATGGGCCAGCGCCCGATCAACAACGTCGTGGACCTGACGAACCTCGTGCTGTTCGAGTTCGGCCAGCCGCTGCACGCGTTCGATCTCGACCGCCTGTCGGGTCCGGCGATTCACGTGCGTCGCGCGCGCCAGGGCGAGTCGCTGGTGACGCTCGACGGCCGGTCGCGCGAGCTGTCGGGCGAGCATCTCGTCATCGCCGACCGCGAGCGACCGGTGGCGATCGCGGGCGTGATGGGCGGCGCGGACTCCGAGGTCACCGCCAGCACGACCAGCCTCCTGCTCGAGTGCGCATGGTTCGATCCGCGGCGCGTCCGCCGCGGCGCCCGTCTGCTCGGGCTTTCGACCGAGGCCAGCAAACGCTACGAGCGCGGCGTGGATCCGGGCGTCGGCGCGGCGGCGGCCGCGCGCTTCCTGGCGCTCCTGCTGGAACTGTGCCCGGGCGCGGCGCTCGGGCACTCGCGGCTTCGTCACACCGCGCCGACCCAGCGCGAGCTGCGGCTTCGCCCCGCGCGCTGCTCCCGGCTGATCGGCCTTCCCTTCACCGGCGAGCGCTGCCAGGAACTGCTGGCGTCCCTGGAGTTCGGCGTCCGCCGCGGGACCGACGACCTGATCGTCACGGTCCCGACCTGGCGACCCGACGTGACGCTCGAGGACGATCTGGTCGAGGAGGTCGCGCGCGCTCACGGCTACGACCGGATCCCCGAGACGCCGCCGGGCACGGGCGGCAGCTTCGCCCGGCGGACGCCGCGCGAGCGGGCGGTGCGCCGCGCGCGCGAGGCGATGCAGGGGCTGGGATTCGACGAGGCGTGGACGGGCTCGCTCGTCTCGGAGGCCGAGGCGCTCGCCTGCCGGGATCTGCTCGGAGACGACGCGCCGCTCGTTCACCTCAGCAATCCGCTCAGCCGCGAAAGCGAGGTCCTGCGCCCGAACCCGCTCGCCGGAATGCTGCGCGCTCTCGCGCACAACCTGCGCCAGGGAGCTTCCGCCGTCCGGCTGTACGAGGTCGGTGCGGGCTTTCTCGACCGGGGAGGGCGTCTGCCCGAGGAGCGCCTGCTGCTCGTGGCGCTCGCGACCGGACCGCGCTGGCGCCACGCGCACGACCCGAAGCCGGGCGCGCCCGCGCACGCCTACGACAGCGGCGCGGCGCTCGACTTCTTCGACGCGAAAGGGCTCTGGGAAGCCTGGCTGGGCGAGATGCGCGTTGACTCGCCCGAATGGCGAGCCTATTCTGCGGCCGGTTGGAAACCCGGTGCCAGTGTGGAAGTTGCGGTCGGAGCTTCACGCATTGCTTGGGCCGGGACGCTGGGCCCGTCGCTGCTTCGCACGTGGGAGATCGAAGCGCCCGTCCAGGCTTTCGTGGCGACGCTCGATCCGCTCGTCGAAGGCGTTTCGCAACCGGTCCGCGCCCAGGTGCCCGGCCGATTCCCGCCGGTGCGTCGCGACCTCGCTTTCTTCGTCCCGCGAAGCGTGACGCACGCGCAGTTGCATCACAGCCTCGTCGGCGCGGCCGGCGGGGCGCTGAGCTGGCTCGAACTGTTCGACGTTTACGAGGGCCCCGGAACTCCGCAGGGAATGAAGAGCCTGGCGTTCGCGATGCAGCTGCACTCGCCCGGTCGAACGCTCGCGGAAGCCGAAGTCCTGCAGATCCAGGCCCGCATGGTGGCGGCCGTCGCGAGGGATTGCGGCGGTCAACTGAGGGAGCAATGA
- the rpmI gene encoding 50S ribosomal protein L35: protein MPKQKSNRAARKRFKITGTGKAKRAQSHLRHGMIADSRNRKRKRGGMVVVAQPDQARVLRMLGQR, encoded by the coding sequence ATGCCCAAGCAGAAGTCGAACCGAGCCGCGCGCAAGCGCTTCAAGATCACCGGCACCGGCAAGGCCAAGCGCGCCCAGTCGCATCTGCGCCACGGCATGATCGCCGACAGTCGCAACCGCAAGCGCAAGCGTGGCGGAATGGTGGTCGTGGCCCAGCCCGACCAGGCCCGCGTGCTCCGCATGCTCGGCCAGCGCTGA
- the pheS gene encoding phenylalanine--tRNA ligase subunit alpha gives MSDAQLASIAADWSEADPATLTAGHAARLAELRQLDGALAALYERGAAVLAGAPDANALRERHTALLGRERGIVTQALGGLPGLPPEQRRTRGRGLNLVKRWLGEVHDARRDALERERESAGALDVTLPGRRPWTGRPHVLAQVRDDLLDLFHGLGFSVYTSPEVELDEYNFGKLNFAPDHPARDAHDTYFVSPDVVLRTHTSPGWVRAMEERKPPLRLVFPGRVYRAEATDASHMDQFHQIDGLFVDRNVSMADLKATLNTFARAIYRADLPTRIVPIYFPFVEPGMQMDVQCVRCAGSGHTTDAEGEKRCPVCKGTKWVEVLGAGMVHPNVFRAVGLDPEQWTGFAFGMGLERIAMGRHGIPEIRLFLENDVRFLRQF, from the coding sequence ATGTCCGACGCGCAACTCGCATCCATCGCCGCCGACTGGAGCGAGGCCGATCCGGCCACGCTCACGGCCGGCCATGCCGCCCGGCTCGCCGAATTGCGGCAGCTCGACGGCGCACTCGCCGCGCTCTACGAGCGCGGCGCCGCGGTGCTGGCCGGGGCGCCGGACGCGAACGCCCTGCGCGAGCGCCATACGGCGCTGCTCGGTCGCGAGCGCGGGATCGTGACGCAGGCGCTCGGCGGACTGCCGGGCCTGCCGCCCGAACAGCGCAGGACGCGCGGCAGGGGCCTGAACCTCGTCAAGCGCTGGCTCGGCGAGGTCCACGACGCCCGCCGCGACGCGCTCGAACGGGAGCGCGAGTCCGCGGGCGCGCTCGACGTGACGCTGCCGGGCCGCCGCCCCTGGACGGGCCGCCCGCACGTCCTCGCCCAGGTGCGCGACGACCTGCTCGACCTGTTCCACGGCCTCGGCTTCTCCGTCTACACCAGTCCCGAGGTCGAACTCGACGAGTACAACTTCGGCAAGCTCAACTTCGCGCCGGACCATCCGGCGCGCGACGCGCACGACACCTACTTCGTGAGTCCGGACGTCGTGCTGCGCACGCACACGTCGCCCGGCTGGGTGCGCGCGATGGAGGAGCGAAAGCCGCCGCTGCGGCTCGTGTTCCCCGGCCGCGTCTATCGCGCCGAGGCGACCGACGCGAGCCACATGGACCAGTTCCACCAGATCGACGGCCTGTTCGTGGACCGGAACGTCTCGATGGCCGACCTCAAGGCGACCCTGAACACCTTCGCGCGCGCCATCTATCGCGCCGACCTTCCCACGCGCATCGTTCCCATCTACTTTCCCTTCGTCGAGCCGGGAATGCAGATGGACGTGCAGTGCGTCCGCTGCGCGGGCTCCGGCCACACGACCGACGCCGAGGGGGAGAAGCGCTGCCCGGTGTGCAAGGGCACGAAGTGGGTCGAGGTCCTGGGCGCCGGAATGGTGCACCCGAACGTCTTCCGGGCGGTCGGCCTCGATCCCGAGCAGTGGACGGGCTTCGCCTTCGGCATGGGACTGGAACGCATCGCCATGGGCCGTCACGGCATCCCCGAGATCCGGCTGTTCCTCGAGAACGACGTGCGGTTCCTGCGTCAGTTCTAG
- a CDS encoding glycosyltransferase family 39 protein encodes MSRRRHVTTRATKRAGGSEPRASRLAAVVAALSLVYVAMVLWVWVRRGAYPYELEWLEGIALEHVQRLRAGLPLYVAPSLVWVPLNYAPLYFWLCALASLAFGESFLAMRLVSMLAALAAGWAMWKLVRHETGRAAPAWLAVGLFAAAYRLGGAWLDVARADSLHLALLLLGALVARTDPSRWRMPVAAGALFALALLAKQSAFVAVGPLVLWLVFSDRPRGLVLAAVFAALSGAGLLALDAASGGWFRYYAFTVAAFHPRSLSLIWQFPVQDVLRHFAPLLALLALAARAPREPGPGSRRVFPVALAFGFLGLAWALRLYPGGYDNVLLTAHAALALLGALAFGALTARRSWRAAVAAGLMAVQLAVLGWNPAAQVPTFADRKAGDTLTSGLARLPGRVWFSSHTYLLARAGRPTHAHVMPLMDVIRDGHGPRERALLATLRDTLAAHAWNPILLDNRDWLMEECVRAGYQPVSGVFPDPQVFWPVTGMRTRPEYLFAPRAPSDSGSATAR; translated from the coding sequence ATGAGCCGCCGCAGGCACGTCACGACCAGGGCCACGAAGCGCGCGGGCGGCTCCGAGCCGCGCGCCTCCCGGCTCGCCGCCGTCGTCGCCGCGCTGTCGCTCGTGTACGTCGCGATGGTCCTGTGGGTGTGGGTGCGGCGCGGGGCGTATCCCTACGAACTCGAATGGCTCGAGGGCATCGCGCTCGAACACGTGCAGCGGCTGCGCGCCGGACTGCCGCTCTACGTGGCGCCGTCGCTGGTGTGGGTGCCGCTCAACTACGCGCCGCTCTACTTCTGGCTCTGCGCGCTCGCCAGCCTGGCGTTCGGCGAGTCGTTCCTGGCCATGCGCCTCGTCTCGATGCTGGCGGCGCTGGCCGCCGGCTGGGCGATGTGGAAGCTGGTGCGCCACGAAACGGGCCGGGCCGCGCCGGCATGGCTCGCGGTCGGGCTGTTCGCCGCGGCCTACCGGCTGGGCGGAGCCTGGCTCGACGTGGCGCGCGCCGATTCGCTGCATCTGGCGCTGCTGCTTCTGGGGGCGCTGGTGGCCCGCACGGACCCCTCGCGCTGGCGCATGCCGGTCGCCGCGGGCGCGCTGTTCGCGCTCGCGCTGCTCGCCAAGCAGTCGGCGTTCGTGGCCGTGGGCCCGCTCGTGCTGTGGCTGGTGTTCTCCGATCGGCCGCGGGGGCTGGTGCTCGCGGCGGTCTTCGCGGCCCTCTCGGGCGCCGGCCTGCTGGCGCTCGATGCGGCGAGCGGCGGCTGGTTCCGCTACTACGCGTTCACCGTCGCCGCCTTTCATCCGCGCAGCCTGTCGCTGATCTGGCAGTTCCCGGTGCAGGACGTGCTGCGCCACTTCGCGCCGCTGCTCGCGCTTCTCGCGCTGGCGGCCCGGGCCCCGCGGGAACCGGGTCCGGGCTCGCGGCGGGTCTTCCCCGTCGCGCTGGCGTTCGGGTTTCTCGGGCTCGCGTGGGCGCTGCGCCTTTACCCGGGCGGCTACGACAACGTGCTGCTCACCGCGCACGCCGCACTCGCGCTGCTCGGCGCTCTCGCCTTCGGCGCGCTCACCGCGCGGCGTTCCTGGAGGGCCGCCGTGGCCGCCGGACTCATGGCGGTGCAGCTTGCCGTGCTCGGGTGGAATCCGGCCGCCCAGGTGCCGACCTTCGCCGACCGGAAAGCCGGAGACACGCTGACCTCGGGTCTCGCTCGTCTGCCGGGACGGGTCTGGTTCTCCTCCCACACCTACCTGCTCGCCCGCGCCGGCAGGCCGACGCACGCGCACGTCATGCCGCTCATGGACGTCATTCGTGACGGTCACGGCCCGCGCGAGCGGGCGCTGCTGGCCACGCTGCGCGACACGCTCGCGGCGCACGCCTGGAACCCGATCCTGCTCGACAACCGCGACTGGCTGATGGAGGAGTGCGTCCGCGCCGGTTACCAGCCGGTCTCCGGAGTGTTTCCGGACCCGCAGGTCTTCTGGCCCGTCACCGGCATGCGGACCAGACCGGAGTACCTGTTCGCGCCGCGCGCGCCGTCCGACTCGGGTTCGGCCACGGCACGCTGA
- a CDS encoding cell division protein ZapA, whose product MDASTTDSASTQGRPDAKNVVQVQILGQQLSIRGEADQAYILGVAGYVDRKMREITEKLPVASLSKVAILASLNIADELFKERASRERDGADQGDHARRLSAVIHRLDQLLDEAR is encoded by the coding sequence ATGGACGCCTCCACCACGGACTCCGCCTCGACGCAGGGCCGGCCCGACGCCAAGAACGTCGTGCAGGTCCAGATCCTCGGACAGCAGCTCTCCATCCGCGGGGAGGCCGACCAGGCCTACATCCTCGGCGTGGCGGGCTACGTGGACCGGAAGATGCGGGAGATCACCGAGAAGCTCCCGGTCGCGTCGTTGTCCAAGGTGGCGATCCTCGCCTCGCTCAACATCGCCGATGAGCTCTTCAAGGAACGCGCCTCGCGGGAACGCGACGGCGCCGATCAGGGCGATCACGCGCGGCGCCTGAGCGCCGTGATCCACCGCCTCGACCAGCTGCTCGACGAGGCCCGCTGA
- the aroC gene encoding chorismate synthase, with protein MSSTFGHLFTITTFGESHGAGVGVVVDGLPAGLPVDADVVQRELDRRRPGQSAITTQRQEADRVEIVSGVYEGRSLGTPILMLVRNTDQRSKDYDALKDVFRPGHADYAYAQKYGFRDHRGGGRSSGRETVGRVAAGAIARVALATAGVSIAGGTVRVGEVEATHRNWDEVERNAVRCPDAAAAARMIELIGHARDEKDSVGGVVEVVARGVPAGWGDPTMRKMDALLGAAMLSIPATKGVEIGGGFGMTFLRGSQTNDVFDGRTYESNFAGGISGGISNGNEIVVRVAVRPATSIGRPQTMAKAGGGTETVAIEGRHDPCICPRVVPVAEAMMAVTLMDAWLHQRALRGRDR; from the coding sequence ATGTCCTCAACGTTCGGCCACCTGTTCACGATCACGACGTTCGGCGAGTCGCATGGCGCGGGCGTCGGCGTCGTCGTGGACGGTCTTCCGGCCGGGCTGCCGGTGGACGCGGACGTCGTCCAGCGCGAACTGGACCGGCGACGGCCGGGACAGAGCGCGATCACCACGCAGCGCCAGGAGGCCGATCGGGTCGAGATCGTTTCGGGCGTCTACGAGGGACGATCGCTGGGCACTCCGATCCTGATGCTGGTGCGCAACACCGACCAGCGCTCGAAGGACTACGACGCGCTCAAGGACGTCTTCCGTCCCGGTCACGCCGACTATGCCTACGCGCAGAAGTACGGGTTCCGGGACCATCGCGGCGGCGGCCGGTCCTCGGGCCGCGAAACGGTCGGGCGCGTCGCGGCCGGCGCGATCGCCCGGGTCGCGCTCGCGACCGCCGGCGTCTCGATCGCGGGCGGGACGGTGCGCGTCGGGGAGGTCGAGGCGACGCACCGCAACTGGGACGAGGTCGAGCGCAACGCCGTTCGGTGCCCGGACGCCGCGGCGGCCGCGCGCATGATCGAACTCATCGGGCATGCGCGCGATGAGAAGGACTCCGTCGGCGGAGTGGTCGAGGTCGTCGCCCGCGGCGTGCCGGCCGGCTGGGGCGACCCGACGATGCGAAAGATGGACGCGCTGCTCGGCGCCGCCATGCTCTCCATCCCGGCGACCAAGGGCGTCGAAATCGGCGGCGGGTTCGGCATGACGTTCCTGCGCGGCTCGCAGACGAACGACGTGTTCGACGGCCGGACCTACGAGTCCAATTTCGCCGGCGGCATCTCGGGCGGCATCTCGAACGGCAACGAGATCGTCGTGCGCGTCGCGGTGCGCCCCGCGACCAGCATCGGCCGACCCCAGACGATGGCGAAGGCGGGGGGAGGCACGGAAACCGTGGCGATCGAGGGACGCCATGACCCGTGCATCTGCCCGCGCGTCGTCCCGGTGGCCGAAGCGATGATGGCCGTGACCCTCATGGACGCGTGGCTTCACCAGCGGGCGCTTCGCGGACGCGACAGGTAG
- the aroF gene encoding 3-deoxy-7-phosphoheptulonate synthase, with protein MLVLLKPGTPEAAASDVMTRLRMAGLAVHRTDHDGRIRVAAVGDTGAVDWTEVATWPGVESTHKLPRPFKLASRAFRPHDTIVQVGRCGIGGRQLAIMAGPCSVEGEAQAFAIAEAVARSGATVLRGGAYKPRTSPYAFQGLGEEGLKILRRAADAHGLAVVSEVMDTQQVALLARYADILQIGARNMQNYSLLREVGHASRPVMIKRGLSSTIEEWLLSAEHVMAQGNQQVILCERGIRTFETYTRNTLDLNAVPVVKELSHLPVLVDPSHGTGIRDKVAPMARAAIAAGADGLIIEVHNDPEHALSDGPQSLWPRQFDELVGQIRTIAEVLGRSV; from the coding sequence ATGCTCGTCCTGCTCAAACCCGGCACACCCGAGGCCGCCGCCTCCGACGTCATGACGCGTCTGCGCATGGCCGGGCTCGCCGTCCATCGCACCGATCACGACGGCCGCATCCGCGTGGCGGCCGTGGGCGACACGGGCGCCGTGGACTGGACGGAGGTCGCCACCTGGCCCGGAGTCGAGTCCACCCACAAGCTGCCGCGCCCCTTCAAACTGGCGAGCCGCGCATTTCGCCCCCACGACACCATCGTGCAGGTCGGCCGCTGCGGCATCGGCGGCCGGCAGCTGGCGATCATGGCGGGCCCGTGCTCGGTCGAAGGCGAGGCACAGGCGTTCGCGATCGCCGAGGCCGTGGCCCGCTCCGGGGCCACCGTGCTGCGCGGCGGCGCCTACAAGCCGCGAACCTCGCCCTATGCCTTCCAGGGTCTGGGCGAGGAGGGACTCAAGATCCTGCGCCGGGCCGCGGACGCGCACGGGCTCGCGGTCGTGAGCGAGGTGATGGACACGCAGCAGGTCGCGCTGCTCGCGCGCTACGCCGACATCCTGCAGATCGGAGCGCGCAACATGCAGAACTACTCGCTGCTTCGCGAGGTCGGACATGCGAGCCGTCCGGTGATGATCAAGCGCGGCCTGTCGAGCACGATCGAGGAATGGCTGCTGTCCGCCGAGCACGTCATGGCGCAGGGCAATCAGCAGGTGATCCTGTGCGAGCGCGGCATCCGCACGTTCGAGACCTACACGCGCAACACCCTCGACCTGAACGCGGTGCCGGTCGTGAAGGAGCTCTCGCACCTGCCGGTCCTCGTCGACCCCTCGCACGGCACCGGCATTCGCGACAAGGTCGCGCCCATGGCGCGCGCCGCGATCGCCGCCGGGGCGGACGGCCTCATCATCGAGGTCCACAACGACCCCGAGCACGCGCTCTCGGACGGGCCGCAGTCGCTTTGGCCGCGGCAGTTCGACGAGCTCGTCGGCCAGATCCGCACGATCGCCGAGGTCCTGGGACGTTCGGTGTGA